A genomic segment from Pristiophorus japonicus isolate sPriJap1 chromosome 16, sPriJap1.hap1, whole genome shotgun sequence encodes:
- the cybc1 gene encoding cytochrome b-245 chaperone 1 homolog, giving the protein MAYMVVEERTDSILHLKRSPGVRSWSVLVGIGSIGLAAAYYSTDSWAWKLFYVVGCLFVAIQNLEDWEEVIFDKNKGSAVLKSFNLYTRILTMWSNSQEQVVAQLQHIRDVTVEEERVRYLGKGYVVVLRFATGFSHPLTQSAVLSNRSDVDAVAKLITNFLNLNKPAFDDKLGLSPGSSDDASSDDISVDNEKN; this is encoded by the exons ATGGCGTATATGGTAGTTGAGGAGCGAACAGATTCAATCCTTCACCTTAAGAGATCTCCCGGTGTTAGGTCCTGGTCTGTGTTAGTTG GAATTGGTTCTATAGGTCTAGCCGCTGCTTACTACAGTACAG ACAGTTGGGCGTGGAAGTTATTCTATGTAGTGGGCTGCTTATTTGTAGCCATACAAAACTTGGAAGACTGGGAG gaagtcatatttgacaaaaatAAAGGATCTGCAGTACTTAAAAGTTTTAACCTTTACACAAGGATATTAACCATGTGGAGTAATAGTCAAGAGCAAG TTGTGGCACAGCTTCAGCATATTCGTGACGTTACTGTAGAAGAGGAGAGAGTCCGCTATCTGGGGAAAGGTTACGTTGTAGTACTGCGGTTTGCAACTGGTTTTTCACACCCACTTACCCAAAGTGCAGTACTGAGTAATCGAAG TGACGTTGATGCTGTAGCAAAACTGATAACTAACTTTCTAAACCTTAACAAACCGGCCTTTGATGACAAACTGGGATTGTCTCCAGGCAGCAGTGATGATGCCAGCAGTGATGATATCAGCGTTGACAATGAAAAAAACTGA